In Panicum virgatum strain AP13 chromosome 4N, P.virgatum_v5, whole genome shotgun sequence, a single window of DNA contains:
- the LOC120669103 gene encoding RING-H2 finger protein ATL39-like, which translates to MVETGDAIFLLEEVALVAVFLLSCLCSVCSGREGRASGGHGHPPPRNEERLRAPVVLAHFPYAARARAAAATSEPPPVCAICLDELRPGQLCSEVPACRHIFHEECIRAWARKKNTRPLCRARVVLPRAAYGIAAADDMV; encoded by the coding sequence ATGGTGGAGACCGGGGATGCAATCTTCTTACTGGAGGAAGTCGCGCTCGTCGCCGTCTTCCTCCTATCCTGCCTCTGCAGCGTGTGCTCAGGCAGAGAggggcgcgcgagcggcggccacgggcatccgccgccgcggaacgagGAGCGGCTGAGGGCTCCGGTGGTGCTGGCGCACTTCCCGTACGCGGCGcgggcccgggcggcggcggcgacctcggagccgccgccggtgtGCGCCATCTGCCTGGACGAGCTCCGGCCGGGGCAGCTGTGCAGCGAGGTGCCGGCGTGCCGCCACATCTTCCACGAGGAGTGTATCCGCGCGtgggcgaggaagaagaacaccCGCCCGCTGTGCCGGGCCAGGGTCGTACTGCCACGAGCGGCGTACGGGATAGCTGCCGCCGATGACATGGtgtag
- the LOC120669104 gene encoding E3 ubiquitin-protein ligase ATL15-like, translating to MNETAELWVVAIGATLFFAVLLATWRSWCECEEPEPPAPLTPEQSQRAALAALAALEPPPVAAVVLPRFPYVRGRASESETLVCAICLEALRDGEACSEVPRCRHVFHGDCVGAWARSKGSCPLCRAKIPPGSGGAAAADDMV from the coding sequence ATGAACGAGACCGCGGAGCTCTGGGTCGTCGCGATCGGAGCTACGCTCTTCTTCGCGGTGTTACTGGCCACCTGGCGCTCCTGGTGCGAGTGcgaggagccggagccgccggcgcccctgacCCCCGAGCAGAGCCAGAGGGCCGCcctggcggcgctggcggccctGGAGCCTCCTCCGGTGGCCGCGGTGGTGCTGCCGCGCTTCCCGTACGTGCGGGGCAGGGCGTCGGAGTCGGAGACCCTGGTGTGCGCGATCTGCCTGGAGGCGCTCCGGGACGGCGAGGCGTGCAGCGAGGTGCCCCGGTGCCGGCACGTGTTCCACGGCGACTGCGTCGGCGCGTGGGCGAGGAGCAAAGGTAGCTGCCCGCTGTGCAGGGCGAAGATCCCGCCGGgatccggcggcgccgccgccgccgatgacaTGGTGTAG